One Curtobacterium sp. BH-2-1-1 genomic region harbors:
- a CDS encoding carbohydrate ABC transporter permease has translation MTTAPVLDRPTDATTAPRARRAGSFRTSLTRGQGRTGWLFLAPFGLFYLAFLLGPTVWMIVSSFFNTSTVRTGLGSFAGFANYAEMLGRDDFWSSLWHTLQFTLYTTPPLVILAFLFAVLTNRMNRGQWFFRLAFFLPFILPSATISLIWVFIFTPATGLFASIQSALGLTPGAGVLASPNTAMIGVAIATVWWTLGFNFVLYLAGLQEIPRELYEAAAVDGASNWQQIKSITLPLLGRTTTLVILLQIIASLKIFDQVYLMTNGGPGISTQVSLQLITGVGFTDNRLGAASAASVLLFIVIVAIAIIRQIVERAAAKREMGA, from the coding sequence GTGACCACAGCACCTGTCCTCGACCGGCCCACCGACGCCACCACGGCGCCGCGTGCACGCCGGGCCGGCTCCTTCCGGACCAGCCTCACGCGCGGCCAGGGCCGCACGGGGTGGCTCTTCCTCGCCCCCTTCGGCCTGTTCTACCTGGCCTTCCTGCTCGGCCCCACGGTGTGGATGATCGTGTCGAGCTTCTTCAACACCTCGACGGTCCGCACCGGTCTCGGCAGTTTCGCCGGGTTCGCGAACTACGCCGAGATGCTCGGCCGTGACGACTTCTGGTCGTCGCTCTGGCACACCCTGCAGTTCACGCTCTACACGACACCGCCGCTCGTCATCCTGGCGTTCCTCTTCGCCGTGCTGACGAACCGGATGAACCGCGGGCAGTGGTTCTTCCGACTGGCGTTCTTCCTGCCGTTCATCCTGCCGTCGGCGACGATCTCGCTGATCTGGGTGTTCATCTTCACCCCCGCGACCGGTCTGTTCGCGTCGATCCAGTCGGCGCTCGGGCTGACCCCCGGCGCCGGTGTCCTGGCGAGCCCGAACACCGCGATGATCGGTGTCGCGATCGCCACGGTCTGGTGGACCCTCGGCTTCAACTTCGTGCTCTACCTGGCCGGCCTGCAGGAGATCCCGCGCGAACTGTACGAGGCGGCGGCCGTCGACGGCGCGTCGAATTGGCAGCAGATCAAGTCGATCACCCTCCCGCTGCTCGGCCGCACCACGACGCTGGTCATCCTGCTGCAGATCATCGCCAGCCTGAAGATCTTCGACCAGGTGTACCTGATGACGAACGGCGGACCGGGCATCTCGACCCAGGTCTCGCTGCAGCTCATCACCGGCGTCGGCTTCACCGACAACCGACTCGGCGCAGCATCGGCCGCATCGGTGCTCCTGTTCATCGTGATCGTCGCGATCGCGATCATCCGGCAGATCGTCGAGCGCGCTGCCGCCAAGCGAGAGATGGGTGCCTGA
- a CDS encoding extracellular solute-binding protein → MPNRIPVPTPHPRGGAFTRRSLLAAGAAAATVLPLAACSSPLAAGIAGAPLNPETLVFWNLFGGGDGLRMQEMEAGYAKQHGGSSSLQATTFAWGNPYYSKVTLATVGNKPPDVAIAHLTRAKPLWDGDLLDPITNDDLASVGLSASDFNQKAWTAQKTDGKNICIPLDTHPFVLFYNVDVCQKAGLIDSDGNLKDLTGIDAFESALAAVAKVTGGTALNVANVSEIATPWRFFWTMYNQIDGATPFISDGGAKLTVNEDAYTKVTDMTQKWVKNGWLNKGLDYATAQTLMFTGKAGFFMQGEWEISTAQSIKGLKFGMAPIPQLFDKPATQADSHTFILPRKDRTPEQRKAHMLFIKQMLEQSLTWAQGGHVPAYMPTYDSTAYKKLTPQSNYASAAESAVFDDPAWYGGSGSTFENTVGAQLALVQQGSSSPAQAMSAIKSQLSTYLNTPSPL, encoded by the coding sequence ATGCCGAACCGAATCCCCGTACCCACCCCGCACCCACGAGGCGGCGCCTTCACACGGCGGAGCCTCCTCGCCGCGGGCGCAGCCGCCGCGACGGTCCTGCCGCTCGCCGCCTGCTCCAGCCCCCTCGCCGCCGGCATCGCCGGTGCACCGCTCAACCCGGAGACGCTCGTCTTCTGGAACCTGTTCGGTGGCGGTGACGGCCTCCGCATGCAGGAGATGGAGGCCGGCTACGCCAAGCAGCACGGCGGCTCGTCCTCGCTGCAGGCGACCACGTTCGCGTGGGGCAACCCGTACTACTCCAAGGTCACACTGGCCACCGTCGGGAACAAGCCGCCGGACGTCGCGATCGCCCACCTCACCCGCGCGAAGCCGCTCTGGGACGGCGACCTGCTCGACCCGATCACGAACGACGACCTGGCGAGCGTCGGCCTGAGTGCCAGCGACTTCAACCAGAAGGCGTGGACGGCGCAGAAGACCGACGGCAAGAACATCTGCATCCCGCTCGACACCCACCCGTTCGTGCTCTTCTACAACGTTGATGTCTGCCAGAAGGCCGGCCTCATCGACAGCGACGGCAACCTCAAGGACCTGACCGGGATCGACGCCTTCGAGAGCGCGCTCGCCGCGGTCGCGAAGGTCACCGGCGGCACGGCCCTCAACGTCGCGAACGTCAGCGAGATCGCGACCCCGTGGCGGTTCTTCTGGACGATGTACAACCAGATCGACGGTGCGACGCCGTTCATCAGCGACGGTGGCGCGAAGCTCACCGTCAACGAGGACGCGTACACGAAGGTCACCGACATGACCCAGAAGTGGGTGAAGAACGGCTGGCTCAACAAGGGCCTCGACTACGCCACCGCGCAGACGCTGATGTTCACCGGCAAGGCGGGCTTCTTCATGCAGGGCGAGTGGGAGATCAGCACGGCGCAGTCCATCAAGGGCCTGAAGTTCGGCATGGCGCCGATCCCGCAGCTCTTCGACAAGCCGGCGACGCAGGCCGACTCGCACACGTTCATCCTCCCGAGGAAGGACCGCACGCCCGAGCAGCGCAAGGCGCACATGCTCTTCATCAAGCAGATGCTCGAGCAGAGTCTCACGTGGGCGCAGGGCGGTCACGTCCCCGCCTACATGCCGACCTACGACAGCACCGCGTACAAGAAGCTCACGCCGCAGTCGAACTACGCCTCGGCCGCCGAGAGCGCCGTGTTCGACGACCCGGCCTGGTACGGCGGATCGGGGTCGACCTTCGAGAACACGGTCGGTGCCCAGCTCGCCCTCGTCCAGCAGGGCAGCAGCTCCCCCGCGCAGGCCATGTCCGCGATCAAGTCCCAGCTGTCCACCTACCTCAACACCCCGAGCCCGCTGTGA
- a CDS encoding alpha-N-arabinofuranosidase: MPRTHLVLDAAFTVGPVRRRLFGGFVEHLGRHVYDGIHEPSHETADEHGFRKDVVELVKELNVSAIRYPGGNFVSGYKWEDGVGPVEQRPRRLDLAWHSTETNEVGLHEFQHWLDQVGSELMLAVNLGTRGTQEAIELLEYANIDAGTALSEYRKSNGRQEPFAIKMWCLGNEMDGPWQLGHKNAEDYGKLAAMTAKAMRQIQPDLELVACGSSGASMPTFGEWERTVLEHTYDDVDYISAHAYYEEGDDLASFLASGVNMDHFIKTVTTAADHVQAQKKSDKRIDISFDEWNVWSISKWNEQQKTFELQDWPVAPRLLEDVYTVADAVVVGGLLISLLRHADRVASASLAQLVNVIGPIMTEPGGPAWRQTTFFPFSLTSKLANGTSLQVKASGDTVDGGKYGEVPVVDSAATVSDDGAAVFLVNRHPSESTTVTIDLAGLSVDGDVRAEGVWDDDLHAVNDLANTERVGLRTNESVRREGDTITIELPPVSWTAVSIG, translated from the coding sequence ATGCCCCGCACACACCTCGTCCTCGACGCCGCGTTCACCGTGGGGCCGGTGCGACGTCGCCTGTTCGGCGGGTTCGTCGAACACCTCGGACGCCACGTCTACGACGGCATCCACGAGCCGTCGCACGAGACCGCCGACGAGCACGGCTTCCGCAAGGACGTCGTCGAGCTCGTCAAGGAACTCAACGTGTCCGCGATCCGCTACCCCGGCGGCAACTTCGTCTCCGGCTACAAGTGGGAGGACGGCGTCGGCCCGGTCGAGCAGCGCCCCCGCCGACTCGACCTCGCCTGGCACTCGACCGAGACGAACGAGGTCGGCCTGCACGAGTTCCAGCACTGGCTCGACCAGGTCGGTTCGGAGCTCATGCTCGCCGTCAACCTCGGCACGCGCGGCACGCAGGAGGCCATCGAGCTCCTCGAGTACGCGAACATCGACGCTGGCACCGCCCTCAGCGAGTACCGCAAGTCGAACGGTCGCCAGGAGCCCTTCGCCATCAAGATGTGGTGCCTCGGCAACGAGATGGACGGCCCGTGGCAGCTCGGTCACAAGAACGCCGAGGACTACGGCAAGCTCGCCGCCATGACCGCCAAGGCCATGCGGCAGATCCAGCCCGACCTCGAGCTCGTGGCCTGCGGTTCCTCCGGGGCGTCGATGCCGACGTTCGGTGAGTGGGAGCGCACCGTCCTCGAGCACACCTACGACGACGTCGACTACATCTCCGCCCACGCCTACTACGAGGAGGGCGACGACCTCGCCTCCTTCCTCGCCTCCGGCGTGAACATGGACCACTTCATCAAGACGGTCACGACCGCCGCCGACCACGTGCAGGCGCAGAAGAAGTCCGACAAGCGGATCGACATCTCCTTCGACGAGTGGAACGTCTGGTCCATCTCGAAGTGGAACGAGCAGCAGAAGACCTTCGAGCTGCAGGACTGGCCGGTCGCCCCGCGCCTGCTCGAGGACGTCTACACGGTCGCCGACGCCGTCGTCGTCGGTGGCCTGCTCATCTCGCTGCTGCGGCACGCCGACCGCGTCGCCTCGGCCTCGCTCGCGCAGCTCGTCAACGTCATCGGCCCGATCATGACCGAGCCCGGTGGCCCGGCCTGGCGTCAGACGACGTTCTTCCCGTTCTCGCTGACGTCGAAGCTCGCCAACGGCACGTCGCTGCAGGTCAAGGCCTCGGGTGACACGGTCGACGGCGGCAAGTACGGCGAGGTCCCGGTCGTCGACTCGGCCGCCACGGTCTCGGACGACGGTGCCGCGGTGTTCCTCGTGAACCGGCACCCGTCGGAGTCGACCACGGTGACGATCGACCTCGCCGGCCTGTCCGTCGACGGTGACGTCCGTGCCGAGGGCGTCTGGGACGACGACCTGCACGCCGTGAACGACCTGGCGAACACCGAGCGCGTCGGGCTCCGCACGAACGAGTCCGTCCGCCGCGAGGGTGACACCATCACGATCGAGCTCCCGCCGGTCTCCTGGACCGCCGTGTCGATCGGCTGA
- a CDS encoding LacI family DNA-binding transcriptional regulator: MGDPVTTDMSATRRSPSMAAVAEAAGVSMQTVSRVARGFDNVSPDTRDRVQRVMDDLGYRPNRAARALRSGRFRTIGVIMFTLASYGNMRTLEAIADAAGVADFTITLLPMASRTEEGVRSAFSRLHEQAVDGVVIIIESHIIDTAEVVLPDGVPMVVVDSTGTTQHPAIDTDQADGARRATLHLLDLGHDTVWHVAGPESSYSAARRLAAWQATLEAAGRTVPPVFRGGWGAESGYRAGQEIARRPEITAVFAANDQTALGVLRAAHELGRPVPETLSVVGFDDSPESDSFWPPLTTVHQSFDEVGRRAVRNLLAQIDGQPVRAEADLVPVRLVVRASTAPPPA, encoded by the coding sequence ATGGGAGACCCCGTGACGACCGACATGTCCGCCACGCGCCGGTCCCCCTCGATGGCCGCCGTGGCCGAGGCCGCCGGGGTCTCGATGCAGACCGTGTCCCGCGTCGCCCGCGGCTTCGACAACGTCTCGCCGGACACCCGTGACCGGGTCCAGCGTGTGATGGACGACCTCGGCTACCGCCCGAACCGCGCTGCCCGGGCCCTCCGCTCCGGGCGCTTCCGGACGATCGGCGTGATCATGTTCACCCTCGCGTCGTACGGCAACATGCGGACGCTCGAGGCGATCGCCGACGCGGCCGGTGTCGCCGACTTCACGATCACGTTGCTGCCGATGGCCTCCCGCACCGAGGAAGGCGTCCGCTCGGCCTTCTCCCGCCTGCACGAACAGGCCGTCGACGGCGTCGTCATCATCATCGAGTCGCACATCATCGACACGGCCGAGGTCGTCCTGCCCGACGGCGTCCCGATGGTCGTCGTCGACTCGACCGGCACCACGCAGCACCCGGCGATCGACACCGACCAGGCCGACGGCGCCCGCCGGGCCACCCTGCACCTGCTCGACCTCGGGCACGACACCGTCTGGCACGTCGCCGGCCCCGAGTCGTCGTACTCGGCCGCCCGACGTCTCGCCGCCTGGCAGGCCACGCTCGAGGCCGCGGGGCGCACCGTCCCGCCGGTGTTCCGCGGCGGCTGGGGCGCCGAGTCCGGGTACCGCGCCGGGCAGGAGATCGCCCGCCGCCCCGAGATCACCGCCGTGTTCGCCGCGAACGACCAGACGGCCCTCGGGGTGCTCCGCGCCGCCCACGAACTCGGGCGTCCCGTGCCGGAGACCCTCAGCGTGGTGGGCTTCGACGACTCCCCCGAGTCCGACTCCTTCTGGCCGCCGCTGACCACCGTGCACCAGTCCTTCGACGAGGTCGGGCGCCGGGCGGTCCGGAACCTCCTCGCCCAGATCGACGGGCAGCCGGTCCGCGCCGAGGCCGACCTCGTGCCGGTCCGCCTGGTGGTCCGGGCGAGCACGGCGCCGCCGCCGGCCTGA
- a CDS encoding carbohydrate ABC transporter permease, whose product MSTLEARAAGATAPAVPPRRRARPRGRYTGWLFVGPFVVVLVAMLIVPIGYALWLSLFRDQLIGGNQFVWFANYVQLFQDAKFWSGLGRVAVFLVVQVPIMLGLALVAALALDSARLWGTSFFRIAVFLPYAVPGVVAALIWGFIYGNQFGLTGTANHALGIDLLQPFSPDWVLTSIGNVVTWEFLGYNMLIFYAALRTVPGELYEAAELDGAGPMRTVFSIKLPALRGPMVIATIFSIIGSFQLFNEPNLLKTLAPNVIGSAFTPNMYAYSLSFSGQQFNYSATVAIVMGVITAVIAYVVQVRGTREENR is encoded by the coding sequence ATGAGCACGCTGGAAGCGCGCGCAGCCGGAGCCACCGCCCCGGCCGTGCCACCGCGGCGCCGCGCCAGACCGCGCGGCCGGTACACGGGATGGCTCTTCGTCGGCCCGTTCGTCGTCGTCCTCGTCGCGATGCTCATCGTCCCGATCGGCTACGCGCTCTGGCTCAGCCTGTTCCGCGACCAGCTCATCGGCGGCAACCAGTTCGTCTGGTTCGCCAACTACGTGCAGCTCTTCCAGGACGCGAAGTTCTGGTCGGGTCTCGGCCGGGTCGCGGTGTTCCTCGTCGTGCAGGTCCCGATCATGCTCGGCCTCGCGCTCGTCGCCGCCCTCGCGCTCGACAGCGCGCGGCTCTGGGGAACGAGCTTCTTCCGCATCGCGGTGTTCCTGCCCTACGCGGTCCCCGGTGTCGTCGCCGCGCTGATCTGGGGCTTCATCTACGGCAACCAGTTCGGCCTCACCGGTACCGCGAACCACGCGCTCGGCATCGACCTGCTGCAGCCGTTCAGCCCGGACTGGGTCCTCACGTCGATCGGCAACGTGGTCACGTGGGAGTTCCTCGGCTACAACATGCTGATCTTCTACGCCGCGCTCCGCACCGTGCCCGGCGAGCTGTACGAGGCGGCCGAGCTCGACGGTGCCGGCCCGATGCGCACGGTCTTCTCGATCAAGCTCCCGGCCCTGCGCGGCCCGATGGTCATCGCCACGATCTTCTCGATCATCGGCAGCTTCCAGCTCTTCAACGAGCCGAACCTGCTCAAGACGCTCGCCCCGAACGTCATCGGCAGTGCCTTCACGCCGAACATGTACGCCTACTCGCTGTCCTTCAGCGGCCAGCAGTTCAACTACTCCGCCACCGTCGCGATCGTCATGGGCGTGATCACCGCGGTGATCGCCTACGTCGTCCAGGTCCGCGGCACCCGCGAGGAGAACCGATGA
- a CDS encoding carbohydrate ABC transporter permease, with protein MSTLQHPATGASGPATVTEATTTLRDPQARSSRASRRAERKAEQHVDGRKPKRSGLLTAVMIVFVVYSFAPLFYLLVNSTKTQASLLSTFGLWFGGKFNLWQNIVDTLTYNDGIFVQWLGNTLLYVVVGAGGATLLATIAGYGMAKFQFPGRRAVFAVVLGAIAVPGTALAVPTFLLFSQFGLTNTPWAIILPSLISPFGMYLIWTYAVDAIPAELLEAARMDGAGEFRIFFTIALRLLAPGVVTVLLFAVVATWNNYFLPLIMLSDPKWYPLTVGLNQWNAQATGSGAEPIYNLVVTGSLLTIIPIVVAFLFLQRFWQSGLAAGSVKA; from the coding sequence ATGAGCACCCTGCAGCACCCGGCGACCGGCGCGTCCGGCCCGGCCACCGTCACCGAGGCGACCACGACGCTGCGCGACCCGCAGGCCCGGTCGAGCCGCGCCTCCAGGCGTGCCGAGCGGAAGGCCGAGCAGCACGTCGACGGACGCAAGCCGAAGCGTTCCGGCCTCCTCACGGCCGTGATGATCGTCTTCGTCGTCTACTCGTTCGCGCCGCTGTTCTACCTGCTCGTGAACAGCACGAAGACGCAGGCCTCGCTCCTGTCGACCTTCGGCCTGTGGTTCGGCGGGAAGTTCAACCTCTGGCAGAACATCGTCGACACGCTGACGTACAACGACGGCATCTTCGTGCAGTGGCTCGGGAACACGCTGCTCTACGTGGTCGTCGGCGCCGGTGGCGCGACCCTCCTCGCCACGATCGCCGGCTACGGCATGGCGAAGTTCCAGTTCCCAGGCCGCCGTGCGGTCTTCGCCGTCGTCCTCGGAGCGATCGCCGTCCCCGGCACCGCCCTCGCCGTCCCGACCTTCCTGCTCTTCTCGCAGTTCGGTCTGACGAACACCCCGTGGGCGATCATCCTTCCGTCGTTGATCAGCCCCTTCGGCATGTACCTGATCTGGACCTACGCGGTGGACGCGATCCCCGCCGAACTCCTCGAGGCAGCCCGCATGGACGGCGCCGGCGAGTTCCGGATCTTCTTCACCATCGCGCTCCGCCTGCTCGCACCCGGTGTCGTCACGGTCCTGCTCTTCGCCGTCGTGGCCACCTGGAACAACTACTTCCTGCCGCTCATCATGCTGAGCGACCCGAAGTGGTACCCGCTGACGGTCGGCCTCAACCAGTGGAACGCGCAGGCCACCGGGTCCGGTGCCGAGCCGATCTACAACCTCGTCGTCACGGGATCGCTCCTCACGATCATCCCGATCGTGGTCGCGTTCCTCTTCCTCCAGCGCTTCTGGCAGTCCGGCCTCGCGGCCGGGTCCGTCAAGGCCTGA
- a CDS encoding sugar ABC transporter substrate-binding protein has product MNKRLRRGLSAVAIGVTAAVALAACASGGSSSGGSSDDISKALKDGGTLTYWSWTPSAKDQVAAFEKAYPKVKVKLVNAGTGADQYTKLQNTIKAGSGAPDVAQVEYYALPQFALSDSLLDLSSYGFGDLKDKFATSTWNSVDMDGKIYGLPQDSGPMALFYNKKVFDKYGIAVPKTWDEYVAAAKKLHEADPDAYIAADSGDAGFTTSMIAQAGGTPFTTTGDKVTINLEDAGTKKWTKTWDQLVEQGLLSKTVGWSDDWYKQLGNGQIATLITGAWMPGNLEASVADASGDWRVAPMPTYDGGTAQTANNGGSAEAVMKQSKNPALAAGFLKWLNSSKESTGIFMKSGGFPSTTADLESSAFLDEKPEYFGGQQINKVLVDASKSSDNDFTYLPYQVYANSVYADTVGQSYENGTSLESGLAAWQKALAKYGKDQGFTVSSK; this is encoded by the coding sequence ATGAACAAGCGTCTCCGGCGCGGCCTCAGCGCCGTCGCCATCGGCGTCACCGCAGCCGTCGCCCTCGCCGCCTGCGCCTCCGGCGGCTCCTCGTCCGGCGGTTCGTCCGACGACATCTCGAAGGCCCTCAAGGACGGCGGCACGCTGACCTACTGGTCGTGGACCCCGTCCGCGAAGGACCAGGTCGCCGCGTTCGAGAAGGCCTACCCCAAGGTGAAGGTCAAGCTCGTCAACGCCGGCACCGGCGCCGACCAGTACACGAAGCTCCAGAACACGATCAAGGCCGGCTCGGGTGCCCCCGACGTCGCCCAGGTCGAGTACTACGCGCTCCCGCAGTTCGCGCTCTCCGACTCGCTGCTCGACCTGTCCTCGTACGGGTTCGGCGACCTCAAGGACAAGTTCGCGACGAGCACGTGGAACTCGGTCGACATGGACGGCAAGATCTACGGTCTGCCCCAGGACTCCGGCCCCATGGCGCTGTTCTACAACAAGAAGGTCTTCGACAAGTACGGCATCGCCGTGCCGAAGACGTGGGACGAGTACGTCGCAGCGGCCAAGAAGCTGCACGAGGCCGACCCGGACGCCTACATCGCAGCGGACTCCGGCGACGCGGGGTTCACCACGAGCATGATCGCCCAGGCCGGCGGCACGCCCTTCACCACGACGGGCGACAAGGTCACGATCAACCTCGAGGACGCCGGCACGAAGAAGTGGACCAAGACCTGGGACCAGCTCGTCGAGCAGGGTCTGCTGTCGAAGACCGTCGGCTGGAGCGACGACTGGTACAAGCAGCTCGGCAACGGTCAGATCGCCACGCTCATCACCGGCGCCTGGATGCCCGGCAACCTCGAGGCGAGCGTCGCCGACGCCAGCGGTGACTGGCGCGTCGCGCCGATGCCGACCTACGACGGCGGCACCGCGCAGACCGCGAACAACGGCGGCAGCGCCGAGGCGGTCATGAAGCAGTCGAAGAACCCTGCCCTCGCGGCGGGCTTCCTCAAGTGGCTGAACTCCTCGAAGGAGTCGACCGGCATCTTCATGAAGTCCGGTGGGTTCCCGTCGACGACCGCCGACCTCGAGTCCTCGGCGTTCCTCGACGAGAAGCCGGAGTACTTCGGCGGCCAGCAGATCAACAAGGTGCTCGTCGACGCGTCGAAGTCGTCCGACAACGACTTCACCTACCTGCCCTACCAGGTGTACGCGAACAGCGTGTACGCGGACACCGTCGGCCAGTCGTACGAGAACGGCACCTCGCTCGAGAGCGGTCTCGCCGCCTGGCAGAAGGCCCTCGCGAAGTACGGCAAGGACCAGGGCTTCACGGTCTCGTCCAAGTAG
- a CDS encoding beta-galactosidase family protein, translating into MRFAIGDTDFLLDGEPHRILSGAIHYFRVHPDLWADRIRKAKLMGLNTIETYVAWNAHAPSPSSFSFEDGLDLGRFLDLVAAEGMHAIVRPGPYICAEWTNGGLPYWLFADGTVGVRRDEPGFLAAVQGYLEHLAPVLVPRQIDHGGPIVLVQVENEYGAYGSDPVYLSKLEQMHREIGLTVPFTSVDQPMGTMLEDGSLPSLHKTGSFGSRSIERLARLRQAQPTGPLMCSEFWDGWFDSWGEHHHTTPAAASASDLDDLLAAGGSVNIYMFHGGTNFGFTNGANDKGVYRPIATSYDYDAPLDEAGRPTEKFHAFRSVIERYAPVPPLPAAMQPGGSGRLGSVGPVGSAPGQEARLAPASDVAVRLDRVTPLRALLPSLTSWSAHDTPPTFDALGAASGFVLYRTEVDLPSGGVLTVGEEVRDRAGVSVDGIVVGVLEREHHDRAIVLPPVTGTLELLVEDQGRVDYGPRIGEPKGLIGGIAVDGVPLARWTASPLALDPMPEAALTILADALPTDGDVLAGPVFATGSFDLAEAGDRYLALDGFRKGVAWVNGFCLGRYWSRGPQRTLAVPGPVLRAGRNDVVVLELHAAASRSVCLRVEPDLGHTEG; encoded by the coding sequence ATGCGCTTCGCCATCGGCGACACCGACTTCCTGCTCGACGGCGAGCCGCACCGGATCCTGTCCGGCGCGATCCACTACTTCCGTGTCCACCCCGACCTGTGGGCGGACCGGATCCGCAAGGCGAAGCTGATGGGGCTCAACACCATCGAGACGTACGTCGCCTGGAACGCGCACGCGCCGTCGCCTTCTTCGTTCAGTTTCGAGGACGGTCTCGACCTCGGCCGCTTCCTGGACCTCGTCGCCGCCGAGGGCATGCACGCCATCGTCCGTCCCGGCCCCTACATCTGCGCGGAGTGGACGAACGGCGGCCTGCCGTACTGGCTCTTCGCCGACGGCACCGTCGGGGTCCGCCGCGACGAGCCGGGGTTCCTCGCCGCCGTGCAGGGGTACTTGGAGCATCTCGCGCCGGTGCTGGTCCCGAGGCAGATCGACCACGGCGGGCCGATCGTGCTCGTGCAGGTCGAGAACGAGTACGGCGCCTACGGCTCCGACCCCGTCTACCTGTCGAAGCTCGAGCAGATGCACCGGGAGATCGGTCTCACCGTGCCGTTCACGAGCGTCGACCAGCCGATGGGCACGATGCTCGAGGACGGTTCGCTGCCCTCGCTGCACAAGACCGGTTCGTTCGGCTCGCGTTCCATCGAACGGCTCGCGCGACTCCGACAGGCCCAGCCGACCGGCCCCCTCATGTGCTCGGAGTTCTGGGACGGCTGGTTCGACAGCTGGGGCGAGCACCACCACACCACGCCGGCCGCTGCTTCGGCATCGGACCTCGACGACCTGCTGGCCGCGGGCGGCTCGGTCAACATCTACATGTTCCACGGGGGCACGAACTTCGGCTTCACGAACGGCGCGAACGACAAGGGTGTGTACCGCCCGATCGCGACGTCGTACGACTACGACGCCCCGCTCGACGAGGCCGGGCGTCCGACGGAGAAGTTCCACGCCTTCCGCTCGGTCATCGAGCGCTACGCGCCCGTGCCGCCGCTGCCCGCTGCGATGCAGCCCGGTGGGTCGGGTCGGCTCGGGTCCGTCGGTCCCGTCGGGTCGGCTCCGGGCCAGGAGGCGCGGCTCGCCCCCGCCTCGGACGTCGCCGTCCGCCTCGACCGCGTCACACCCCTGCGCGCGCTGCTGCCGTCCCTCACGTCGTGGTCCGCGCACGACACCCCGCCGACGTTCGACGCCCTCGGCGCTGCGAGCGGCTTCGTGCTGTACCGGACCGAGGTGGACCTGCCGTCCGGCGGCGTGCTCACCGTCGGCGAGGAGGTCCGCGACCGCGCCGGCGTCTCCGTGGACGGGATCGTCGTCGGCGTGCTCGAACGGGAGCACCACGACCGCGCCATCGTCCTGCCCCCGGTCACCGGCACGCTCGAGCTCCTCGTCGAGGACCAGGGTCGCGTCGACTACGGCCCACGCATCGGCGAGCCGAAGGGCCTGATCGGCGGGATCGCCGTCGACGGAGTCCCGCTCGCCCGGTGGACCGCGTCGCCCCTGGCCCTCGACCCGATGCCCGAGGCCGCGCTGACGATCCTCGCCGACGCACTGCCCACCGACGGCGACGTGCTGGCCGGACCGGTCTTCGCCACGGGGTCGTTCGACCTCGCCGAGGCAGGGGACCGCTACCTCGCCCTCGACGGGTTCCGGAAGGGCGTCGCCTGGGTGAACGGGTTCTGCCTCGGCCGGTACTGGTCCCGCGGACCGCAGCGCACCCTGGCCGTCCCCGGACCGGTGCTCCGCGCCGGGAGGAACGACGTCGTCGTCCTCGAACTGCACGCCGCGGCCTCCCGGTCGGTGTGCCTGCGGGTCGAGCCGGACCTCGGGCACACGGAGGGCTGA
- a CDS encoding biopolymer transporter Tol encodes MTATPDDHFFVVDGRRWRRTDPALPEDVAAALRSHLGRGRNAVKQAKRSGDEEALAAARHRNGLAKHGLGERGPEWWTRPEADRIADARRALHDLDALDEHAG; translated from the coding sequence ATGACCGCGACGCCCGACGACCACTTCTTCGTGGTCGACGGTCGGCGGTGGCGACGGACCGACCCGGCGCTCCCCGAGGACGTCGCCGCAGCACTCCGGTCGCACCTCGGTCGGGGCCGCAACGCCGTCAAGCAGGCCAAGCGCTCCGGAGACGAGGAGGCCCTCGCCGCAGCACGGCACCGCAACGGCCTGGCGAAGCACGGGCTCGGCGAACGCGGGCCCGAGTGGTGGACCCGCCCCGAAGCCGACCGGATCGCCGACGCCCGCCGAGCGCTCCACGACCTCGACGCCCTCGACGAGCACGCCGGATGA